Proteins encoded together in one Pseudomonas arsenicoxydans window:
- a CDS encoding carbon-nitrogen hydrolase family protein, whose translation MRVALYQCPPLPLDVAGNLQRLHQLALEAKGADLLVLPEMFLTGYNIGLDAVSVLAEVHNGESAQQIARIAKTAGIAILYGYPERTEDGQIYNAVQLIDANGERLCNYRKTHLFGDLDHSMFSAGQDEFPLVELNGWKLGFLICYDLEFPENARRLALAGAELILVPTANMIPFDFVADVTVRSRAFENQCYVAYANYCGQEGEIHYCGQSSIAAPDGSRIAQAGLDEALIVGELDRQLMIDSRAANRYLIDRRPELYGALNKR comes from the coding sequence ATGCGCGTAGCCCTGTACCAATGTCCACCGTTACCCCTGGATGTCGCCGGTAATCTGCAACGTCTGCATCAACTGGCGCTGGAGGCCAAGGGCGCAGACTTGCTGGTGCTACCGGAGATGTTCCTGACCGGCTACAACATCGGCCTCGATGCGGTCAGCGTCCTGGCGGAAGTGCACAACGGTGAATCGGCCCAGCAGATCGCGCGCATTGCCAAGACGGCGGGGATCGCCATTTTGTATGGCTACCCCGAGCGCACCGAGGACGGGCAGATCTACAACGCCGTGCAGTTGATCGACGCCAACGGCGAGCGCCTTTGCAACTACCGCAAGACGCACCTGTTCGGCGACCTCGATCACTCGATGTTCAGCGCCGGGCAAGACGAGTTTCCGCTGGTTGAACTCAACGGCTGGAAGCTCGGCTTTCTGATCTGCTACGACCTGGAGTTCCCGGAAAATGCTCGCCGCCTGGCCCTGGCCGGCGCCGAGCTGATCCTGGTGCCGACGGCGAACATGATTCCCTTCGATTTCGTGGCCGACGTCACCGTGCGTTCCCGCGCCTTTGAAAACCAGTGTTATGTGGCGTATGCCAACTATTGCGGGCAGGAAGGCGAGATCCACTATTGCGGCCAGAGCAGCATCGCCGCACCGGATGGCAGCCGTATCGCCCAGGCGGGCCTGGATGAAGCGCTGATTGTCGGCGAGTTGGACCGGCAGTTAATGATCGATTCCCGCGCGGCCAACCGCTATTTGATCGATCGTCGTCCCGAGCTTTACGGTGCACTGAACAAGCGCTGA